In Vitis riparia cultivar Riparia Gloire de Montpellier isolate 1030 chromosome 19, EGFV_Vit.rip_1.0, whole genome shotgun sequence, the following proteins share a genomic window:
- the LOC117908918 gene encoding uncharacterized protein LOC117908918, with amino-acid sequence MVTDEAIAEALDSLIRESTPSQFTSINGVVLQLESKLGLNLSHKLDFIRSQIHLFFQSHQPQSQPPPPQPPSQQQPPKDHFTLQQATNFSTGPPNFAPHRTEDLNFRRDPTPAPPAEPTGGPVAVPEAPPQESARAGTKRRGGPGGLNKVCGVSPELQAIVGQPALPRTEIVKQLWAYIRRNNLQDPSNKRKIICNDELRLVFETDSTDMFKMNKLLAKHIIPLEPTKQSGEQSKKLKVDAGAGTKSSESGPYVVISEALANFFGTSGREMLQSEVLRRVWEYIKVNHLEDPLNSMVILCDAKLQEIFGCESISALGIPEILMRHHLCKRS; translated from the exons ATGGTTACAGACGAAGCGATAGCAGAAGCCCTGGACTCCCTCATACGCGAATCAACCCCGTCTCAATTCACCTCCATAAACGGTGTTGTTTTACAGCTCGAGTCCAAGCTAGGGCTAAATCTGTCCCACAAGCTCGACTTCATTCGCTCCCAGATCCATCTCTTCTTCCAATCCCACCAGCCACAGTCACAACCGCCGCCCCCGCAGCCACCCTCACAACAGCAACCCCCGAAAGACCATTTTACCCTACAGCAAGCAACCAATTTCTCAACTGGCCCTCCCAATTTCGCCCCTCACCGCACCGAGGACCTCAATTTCCGGCGCGACCCAACTCCTGCCCCTCCGGCCGAGCCCACTGGCGGCCCCGTTGCAGTCCCCGAGGCTCCGCCTCAAGAAAG TGCTCGAGCTGGAACTAAAAGAAGAGGTGGTCCAGGGGGTCTAAACAAAGTTTGCGGTGTTTCACCTGAACTTCAGGCCATTGTTGGCCAGCCAGCGCTGCCAAGGACCGAG ATTGTGAAACAGCTCTGGGCATACATAAGGAGAAACAATCTCCAAGATCCAAGTAACAAAAGGAAGATAATTTGCAACGATGAGCTACGTTTGGTATTTGAGACAGACAGTACTGACATGTTCAAGATGAATAAGTTGCTAGCTAAACATATAATCCCTCTTGAACCTACTA AACAGTCAGGTGAACAGTCGAAGAAATTAAAGGTTGATGCAGGAGCTGGAACAAAAAGTTCTGAATCTGGGCCCTATGTGGTAATATCTGAAGCACTTGCAAATTTTTTTGGTACTAGCGGAAGGGAGATGCTTCAGTCCGAGGTGTTAAGACGTGTTTGGGAATACATAAAGGTCAATCATCTGGAG GATCCTCTAAATTCAATGGTGATACTTTGTGATGCAAAGCTTCAAGAGATTTTTGGATGTGAAAGCATTTCTGCATTAGGGATACCTGAAATCTTGATGCGCCATCATCTATGTAAGAGATCATGA
- the LOC117908919 gene encoding putative lipid-transfer protein DIR1, with translation MARTSSKVLAQVVVVMVLIAMVGGASAATICNIDTSKLAECLPAVSGRSPPPPTKACCTALLSADLHCLCNYKSALPAFGINPALAMALPKKCGGSLPPNCKVDAEP, from the exons ATGGCTAGGACTAGCAGCAAAGTTTTGGCGCAGGTAGTGGTGGTGATGGTGCTGATTGCAATGGTGGGAGGGGCCTCGGCTGCTACCATATGCAACATAGACACCTCCAAGCTGGCTGAATGCCTACCAGCAGTGAGCGGGCGTTCACCTCCACCACCTACCAAGGCTTGTTGCACTGCCTTGCTCAGCGCCGACCTTCATTGTTTGTGCAACTACAAATCTGCCCTTCCTGCATTTGGAATCAACCCAGCACTCGCAATGGCCCTGCCAAAAAAATGCGGCGGTTCCCTCCCACCAAATTGCAAGG TGGATGCAGAGCCTTGA
- the LOC117908917 gene encoding sodium/hydrogen exchanger 4, with protein MSASGFAMNIAGDHAQVVLISVFVAVLCLCLVIGHLLEENRWLNESTTAIIIGCITGTIILLLSKGKSSHILRFDEELFFIYLLPPIIFNAGFQVKKKQFFQNFITIMLFGVIGVFISSSIITAGAWWLFPRFGFTGLSAQDYLAIGTIFSSTDTVCTLQVLHQDETPLLYSLVFGEGVVNDATSVVLFNAVQKLDKSKLNGWAALRVLLDFLYLFSTSTALGVVAGLLTAYTLKTLYIGRHSTVREIALMVLMAYLSYTLAELFHLSGILTVFFCGILMSHYASHNVTQSSRITTRHIFATMSFIAETFIFLYVGIDALDIEKWKLSKLSFRTSVGIYSTVVLLISLGRAAFVFPLSTFSNYVHRRADRLSSISFKHQVIIWWAGLMRGAVSIALAFKQFTYSGVTLDPANATMVSTTIIVVLFTTLVFGFLTKPLISFLQPHHTNNNTSHGEPRSPKEDLSLPLLSLEESAETNILRAKESLSMLIERPVYTIHNYWRKFDDTYMRPVFGGPCRDQSAC; from the exons ATGTCAGCTTCTGGGTTTGCTATGAACATCGCGGGGGACCACGCCCAGGTCGTCCTGATTTCAGTTTTCGTGGCTGTTCTCTGCCTATGTTTGGTCATCGGTCACTTGCTCGAAGAAAATCGATGGCTCAATGAATCCACCACTGCTATTATCATC GGATGCATAACGGGAACCATAATCTTGTTGTTGAGCAAAGGGAAAAGCTCTCACATCCTAAGGTTTGATGAAGAACTGTTCTTCATATATCTCCTCCCACCCATAATATTCAATGCCGG GTTTCAGGTCAAGAAGAAACAGttcttccaaaacttcataacCATTATGCTGTTTGGAGTGATAGGTGTTTTTATATCCTCATCCATTATTACAGCTG GAGCCTGGTGGCTGTTTCCTCGGTTTGGATTTACCGGTCTGAGTGCACAAGACTATCTTG CTATAGGAACAATTTTTTCATCAACAGATACAGTGTGTACACTGCAG GTTCTGCATCAAGACGAGACTCCTTTACTATACAGCCTAGTCTTCGGAGAAGGAGTTGTGAATGACGCAACATCGGTTGTTCTGTTCAATGCAGTTCAAAAGCTTGATAAGAGCAAACTTAATGGGTGGGCAGCACTTCGAGTGCTTCTGGATTTCTTATACCTGTTTTCAACAAGCACTGCTCTTGGAGTCGTT GCTGGGCTTTTGACAGCATATACCCTTAAAACCTTGTATATTGGAAG ACATTCAACTGTTCGTGAAATTGCTTTAATGGTTTTAATGGCATATCTGTCCTACACGTTGGCTGAG TTGTTTCACCTAAGTGGGATCCTCACCGTCTTCTTCTGTGGGATTCTCATGTCACACTATGCATCGCATAATGTGACTCAAAGTTCAAGAATCACAACCAG GCATATATTTGCAACAATGTCATTTATTGCAGAAACATTCATATTTCTTTATGTGGGAATAGATGCTTTGGACATTGAGAAGTGGAAGCTCAGCAAGTTAAG TTTCAGGACTTCGGTGGGCATCTATAGTACTGTAGTTTTACTAATCTCGCTTGGCCGTGCTGCATTTGTATTTCCTCTGTCCACCTTCTCCAATTATGTGCATAGACGTGCTGATAGATTGtcatcaatttctttcaaacaCCAG GTGATAATTTGGTGGGCTGGGCTCATGAGAGGAGCTGTTTCTATTGCTCTAGCATTCAAACAG TTCACATACTCGGGGGTTACCTTGGATCCAGCTAATGCTACAATGGTTTCTACCACCATAATAGTCGTGCTCTTCACAACACTG GTGTTTGGTTTTCTGACAAAGCCGCTTATAAGTTTTCTGCAACCTCACCATACAAATAACAATACCAGCCATGGGGAACCAAGATCACCCAAAGAGGACCTCAGCCTGCCTTTGCTATCCTTAGAAGAATCTGCTGAGACTAACATCCTTCGAGCAAAGGAGAGTTTGTCCATGCTAATAGAAAGGCCAGTATACACCATACATAACTACTGGAGGAAGTTCGATGATACGTACATGAGACCAGTATTTGGTGGGCCGTGTAGAGATCAGTCTGCCTGCTAG